TGCAACATGCTCTCGTCGTAGGTAATAGAAAATTCCGCCCATCTGCTAAGACTTGCATCTCTCTGAGCCGCGCTTATAGATTCACTAATGATGGAGGCCCCATCCAGAACCATTTTGGGAAATTGGTTTCGGACTGCATTCAACAATGGATCATCCAATTCCACCCCCCGCGATTTCGCGTGATCCTGAACGCGCCAGTCGTCGAACTGTTTCACGAACGCGGGCGGCATCTCAAGCCGGTAACCTCCCCCTTCTTGGAGGGGCGTAATCTTCGATGAATCCAGACTGGCATTGTCATGCAGGTTGCCTGGTTTACCCAATTGCAACTCGACACTTGTAATTTCTCCTGACATATTGATCGAAGCGCTCTGTGCGGTTTCCTGATCGGAGTCTCCGGTAGACGATGCATCAACACTGAACCACGTATTCCCCTTCCACGCGGCCCCGTTGATCTCCCATTTGGCGAAGACACTACCTGACAATCCACGATTTTCGCCCAGCACCACAGGCGATGAAAAATCAAGGCTCACGTCGCGGGGCACAACATCGGGCGCTACCAACTTGACGACCTCGGGCGCGCTTCCCGCGAAGAGCGTCACAACCTTTGACCCATCAAAGCTGAGATCAGATGTTGGATCGGTTGCGAAGGCCTCGAACTGCCCCGCCTGCATGGGGCCAAAGTTAGCCACACCCGTGGCGTCTGTCGAGCGAGAGATGTGAACTCTCTCATTTCCGAACGCCGCCCCCGTGAGCCGGATCTCCACCCCCTCCGCCGGCGGCCCGTCCTCCGTGCCGCGCGTCACCTTTACCTTCAGCGTGACCAGCGGGTTCACCGCCGTGGCGTTGCTTTTCAAGGCCTCCAGCACCGCCTGGTTCGCCGTGTTCATCTGCCGCATCACCAGCGTCATGAACACCACCACCGCAATCGCCACGACCACTACCACCCCGGTTTGAATCCATTCCCGCATGACCGTGTCCCTCATTTCATCCCACCAGAGCTTTCGGGCTATGGCATCGGGATTGCCGAATCGTTCCAGGACCCGGCCCCAGGCCGCGTCCTCGGTATCATTCTCCCCGCCGCACTCCGCCTCCCGCTCCGCGGCACATTCCAGATGATCCGCGATTTCATCCAGGATATCCTGCCGCAACCGGCCCGGCTCGCGCGGATGGCGCGGCGGGAAAGCTTCTTCCGTATCGTCACCCCAGCGCATTCCACAGCCCGCCTTTCCAAAGTCTCATGCCGGACGCCAACCCCGGCGCAATTTCGACCGACCACATCCACGTGATGGCCCCCGCGACGCGAGTTACCCAGCAAATCTATACATAGATTGCAGATTTCTACGCGGTTTGTCAAGGGCTTTGTTGGCGATGGGTACGCGCCTTGTAAAAACGGGCTCTGGTATACTGGATGCACGGCTAAGGCCCAAATGGAGTTCGTCATGCAAATCACAGTAAACCCCGCACAAGAGCGGTTTATCCAGGAACGCCTCGACACAGGCCTCTACGATTCGGCAAGCGCGCTGCTGGAAGAGGCTCCGGCGCTGCTGGAAGAACGCGACCAATGGTTCAATCTCGATCTCGAGCGTTTGAAACCGGAAATAGATCAAGCCGTAAGAGAGCTTGAAGCTGGCTTGGGGATGGATGGTCCAGCCTTCTTCGAAAAGCTGCTCCAACGGTCAAGACCCAACACGCCGTGAACCTTTTTATTCGCTCGCCCTCAGCGGGCTCAGATGTTGAAGGGATCTTCGACTTTATTTCGAGGGACAATCCCGACGCAGCGATCCAATGGGCCACCGCGCTTCAGGCCAAGTTTGAGTTTCTCACGAGCCACCCCAACGTGGGACGACCCTTTCCGTCAGTGGGACCGGGCGTACGGGCGATACCATTCGGTCGATACCTGTCATTTTTCAAGTTTGAACACGAGGCTCTGAAAATCTTGCGCGTCATTCACAGCGCCAGGAATATCAAGCAGGCGTGGGACGAGGTGTAGCGGGCAATAGACCCCGATGACCTCCGGCCAGTCAACGCAGTAAGCTCTGGAGCACAAAGCCCCCCCGAGGCGACACAGGTATCCGCGTTCATTCGCGTCCATTCGCGGTTCACCTCCCCTCTTCCGCCTCATGAAAGATTTGCGCTAATCTGCGAAAATTTGCGGTTCAGAAAATCTTGCATGCGCATACCGCCTGTCGTGTTACAGGAAACAACACCACGCCAACCGGCGCACAGGACATCGCGACCCCATGATTCAGTTCCGTCAGTCATAGTCCTTCCC
This window of the Candidatus Hydrogenedentota bacterium genome carries:
- a CDS encoding type II toxin-antitoxin system ParD family antitoxin, translated to MQITVNPAQERFIQERLDTGLYDSASALLEEAPALLEERDQWFNLDLERLKPEIDQAVRELEAGLGMDGPAFFEKLLQRSRPNTP
- a CDS encoding type II toxin-antitoxin system RelE/ParE family toxin is translated as MNLFIRSPSAGSDVEGIFDFISRDNPDAAIQWATALQAKFEFLTSHPNVGRPFPSVGPGVRAIPFGRYLSFFKFEHEALKILRVIHSARNIKQAWDEV